In Thermosphaera sp., a genomic segment contains:
- a CDS encoding YkgJ family cysteine cluster protein: MINAKFKCPACGLCCTLSPVSLLPHEDITLRYLADTLELKYVSVPGYKMYDEISGYNLAFSYAMELINGKCVFLRDNLCIIHDKYKPLICRSYPFVPRQVKYYVDHNNRRVYAIVDHGLSMSCPVVLKDREKIEASGNPYKIVYDYAPSEYLASLEMERARNIYLELLSFLWKKGLVELSEAKTNAPVMNLYNFLRRFIPETPNLLNIQPIKNRM, translated from the coding sequence ATGATTAATGCAAAATTTAAATGCCCTGCATGCGGTCTTTGTTGCACATTATCCCCAGTATCCCTCCTGCCCCACGAGGACATAACTCTCCGGTACTTAGCAGATACTCTTGAGTTAAAATATGTTAGCGTCCCAGGCTACAAAATGTATGATGAAATCAGCGGATACAATCTCGCTTTTAGCTATGCTATGGAGTTAATTAATGGAAAATGCGTTTTCCTGAGAGATAACCTCTGCATTATCCATGACAAATACAAGCCTTTAATATGCAGAAGTTATCCGTTTGTACCTAGGCAAGTTAAATATTATGTAGACCATAATAATCGAAGAGTATACGCGATAGTCGATCATGGACTGAGCATGAGTTGTCCCGTCGTTTTGAAAGATAGAGAGAAAATCGAGGCCTCTGGCAACCCGTACAAGATAGTTTACGATTATGCACCTAGCGAATACTTGGCCTCTCTCGAGATGGAGAGAGCTAGAAATATTTATCTTGAGCTATTGTCGTTTTTGTGGAAGAAGGGGCTGGTTGAACTATCGGAGGCAAAAACAAACGCTCCCGTTATGAACCTCTACAATTTTCTGAGAAGGTTTATTCCGGAGACGCCCAACTTATTAAATATTCAGCCCATAAAGAATAGGATGTGA
- a CDS encoding biotin--[acetyl-CoA-carboxylase] ligase has product MPRREDELTLLLELVKLLSDNEKLSYITVEKELGLSKDECERLVAILKKYYMLREERDAVVFYRGDNLRAVNPWGWNYIYRVVVGSTMNMAKKHPPWSIIVAEYQVLGKGRHGKTWIGGLGGLWITYKLRTQVSSAQLLPIAIPVLITRLLRDQLKIDALIKWPNDIIISEKKVAGILLEGEASGTDIIAYIGLGINVNNDPPIETATSLRDVIGSIVPRNRVFSKLTGWISRIDKLVDKPELLRLEYLEKLSTLGRRVRVVLREGEVVGVAQSVSDMGELIVETGSGSLKISSSEALKLVHLN; this is encoded by the coding sequence ATGCCTAGAAGGGAGGACGAGTTGACACTACTCCTTGAACTCGTTAAACTACTGTCGGATAACGAGAAATTGTCATATATCACTGTTGAAAAAGAGCTGGGATTAAGCAAGGATGAGTGTGAAAGATTGGTTGCAATATTAAAGAAGTATTATATGCTCAGAGAGGAAAGGGATGCCGTGGTATTCTACAGAGGAGATAACCTGAGAGCTGTAAACCCGTGGGGCTGGAATTACATATACAGAGTCGTCGTAGGCTCTACCATGAATATGGCAAAGAAACACCCTCCATGGAGCATCATAGTAGCTGAATACCAGGTCCTCGGAAAAGGGCGGCATGGAAAAACATGGATCGGTGGATTGGGTGGACTATGGATTACTTATAAGCTGAGAACACAGGTATCATCGGCTCAATTACTCCCAATAGCTATTCCAGTGTTAATTACGCGCCTTTTAAGGGATCAGTTGAAAATCGACGCTTTGATCAAATGGCCCAATGATATTATCATAAGCGAGAAGAAGGTTGCAGGAATTCTTCTCGAAGGAGAGGCTTCAGGAACCGACATAATAGCATATATAGGATTAGGCATTAACGTCAACAACGACCCTCCCATAGAGACCGCCACAAGTCTAAGGGATGTAATAGGATCTATTGTTCCAAGGAATAGAGTGTTTAGTAAACTAACCGGCTGGATCTCGAGAATTGACAAGCTTGTCGACAAACCCGAGTTGCTTAGACTTGAATACTTGGAAAAACTTTCAACTCTGGGAAGGAGGGTGAGAGTAGTTCTTCGAGAAGGCGAGGTAGTCGGGGTCGCCCAGTCTGTTTCAGATATGGGCGAGTTGATCGTTGAAACAGGCTCGGGAAGCCTAAAAATCTCCTCGTCTGAGGCGTTAAAGCTCGTTCACTTGAATTGA
- a CDS encoding nicotinamide-nucleotide adenylyltransferase gives MIARFQPFHYGHLKAIKFCTDRFDEVIIVVGMASQSHTPENPFTCGERLVMIRESLRWAGLDLARVITVTLPTMEVNRAAVHNVKLYSPPFTHIITLNPIIQQLFKEEGYEIIVPPIENRNVYSGSYIRHLIVNQKPEWKNLVPPPVASFIEEIGGVERIIMLYKERLPGYYATA, from the coding sequence ATGATAGCGAGATTCCAGCCATTCCACTATGGGCACTTGAAGGCGATAAAATTTTGCACGGATCGGTTCGACGAGGTAATTATCGTAGTGGGAATGGCTAGTCAAAGCCATACGCCTGAGAACCCCTTCACCTGCGGTGAAAGACTAGTTATGATTCGGGAATCCTTGAGGTGGGCGGGATTGGATCTAGCTAGGGTAATCACAGTAACTCTTCCAACTATGGAGGTCAATAGAGCAGCGGTTCATAACGTGAAATTGTATAGCCCACCTTTTACTCACATAATCACTCTTAATCCGATTATTCAACAACTCTTCAAGGAGGAAGGATACGAGATAATCGTCCCCCCCATTGAAAACCGTAATGTTTACAGCGGTTCATACATAAGACACTTGATTGTAAATCAGAAACCAGAATGGAAAAACCTCGTCCCGCCACCTGTAGCTTCGTTCATAGAAGAGATCGGGGGAGTGGAAAGGATAATAATGCTGTACAAGGAGAGGTTACCAGGCTACTACGCTACTGCTTGA
- a CDS encoding TldD/PmbA family protein: MDWERLINTGLSKGLEGIEIYLLESEETSIAISNDKVKKTFSSNSISMGVRGTIGKKTGIVSINDVTLSEDIIVDRLLSIVKASMEDPHWSGFPPPASGFKTTLCRDEKIITMDYEEKLSVIKDLISVVKDEALRNGAERALVAEGVFRFGIQKITVVSSEGVFKHDECTLIDAYLVAKSMMPEGESDKSFWIANRRFDYRELEGLGAETGRLSTMFSRSVRIDDGEYELIITPPVANAITSYALVPAFSALNVVEGRSPLKGKIGKSVFSENITIIDDPTIPLEIGSRVFDDEGLPTSTKFLVENGVVKTLLHNYYTFKRVGNGVYGNGFRRSPSAPPSPSPTNLVLKPGNTSLDELIMEVDKGIIVYETIGYWMSNPYNGDVKATATHALVVRKGEVTGSAKGILVTGNIYQWLGSLLKGLSRETFASAGVITPGLWVEKARIASE; the protein is encoded by the coding sequence ATGGATTGGGAGAGACTAATCAATACAGGGCTTTCCAAAGGGCTGGAAGGAATTGAGATATACCTTTTGGAGTCTGAAGAAACTAGCATCGCGATATCCAACGACAAGGTCAAGAAGACATTCTCATCCAATTCTATCTCAATGGGTGTAAGGGGGACCATTGGTAAAAAGACCGGGATTGTAAGCATTAATGACGTTACACTCAGCGAAGACATTATTGTTGATAGGCTCTTATCCATAGTCAAGGCGAGTATGGAGGATCCGCATTGGAGCGGGTTTCCTCCGCCTGCTAGTGGATTTAAAACCACTCTGTGTAGGGATGAGAAAATTATTACTATGGATTATGAAGAGAAGTTGTCGGTGATAAAGGACCTCATAAGCGTTGTAAAGGATGAGGCTTTGAGGAACGGTGCCGAAAGAGCACTGGTGGCGGAGGGTGTTTTCAGGTTTGGCATACAAAAGATCACCGTAGTAAGTTCGGAGGGTGTTTTCAAACACGATGAATGTACGCTAATTGACGCTTACTTAGTTGCAAAATCGATGATGCCCGAGGGCGAGTCCGACAAGTCTTTTTGGATAGCGAATAGGAGATTTGACTACAGAGAACTGGAGGGCCTAGGGGCGGAGACGGGGCGCCTCTCAACCATGTTCTCTAGGAGCGTTAGAATTGATGATGGAGAGTATGAACTCATTATTACCCCTCCCGTGGCAAACGCTATCACGTCGTACGCTCTTGTTCCAGCATTTTCCGCATTAAATGTGGTTGAAGGAAGAAGTCCCTTGAAGGGTAAAATAGGAAAAAGCGTTTTCTCAGAGAATATTACAATCATTGATGATCCAACAATACCTTTGGAGATTGGGAGCAGGGTCTTCGATGACGAGGGTTTGCCGACGTCAACTAAGTTTTTAGTTGAGAATGGAGTAGTAAAAACCCTTCTCCACAATTATTATACCTTTAAAAGAGTAGGAAACGGCGTTTATGGAAACGGATTCAGAAGATCTCCATCTGCACCGCCCTCACCGTCTCCCACTAATCTGGTGTTGAAACCCGGCAATACATCTCTTGATGAATTGATAATGGAGGTCGATAAAGGTATTATTGTTTACGAGACAATTGGATACTGGATGAGCAACCCATATAATGGCGATGTGAAAGCTACAGCGACACATGCCTTGGTTGTGAGGAAAGGTGAAGTTACTGGCTCGGCAAAGGGGATCTTGGTAACAGGGAATATTTATCAATGGCTAGGGAGTCTCTTAAAGGGGTTGTCCAGGGAGACCTTTGCCTCCGCGGGAGTTATAACGCCAGGTCTATGGGTTGAAAAAGCTAGGATAGCGAGCGAGTGA
- a CDS encoding pyridoxal-phosphate dependent enzyme, with product MGEGNTPLLESTRLFKGLNIYFKDEGRNPTGSFRDRIAPLLVSDALERGVRRLILASDGNMGVSISAYAARSGLRVTVYSPSWIEEEKALLMKAFGASLVLSDQSIDSLLDLVSRKSGKANIYDASTIHNPLSIEGLKTIAYEIFMEYKNPPDYVFLPLGSGVTFLGLYRGFEELVKLGLISRIPRLIGVEHCANPKYFQLFKPVEKCRETLLTGLGYNQPYIMPAVREIIEKYGDVVVINTKEAIRAAKLLSKREGLFVEPSSAVSLAGFLKYGIRENSIILLTGHGLKAPVLYARPVRKRFSTPFPGITKKMILEVISRKPGVTGYEVWKQLGMNITPQAVYQHLSHLVRMGYLDVKFEGGVKKYFPKSIESFT from the coding sequence ATGGGGGAAGGTAATACTCCATTGCTCGAATCGACTAGATTGTTCAAAGGATTGAATATATACTTTAAAGATGAAGGGCGAAATCCGACCGGTAGCTTCAGAGACAGAATAGCACCCCTACTAGTCTCCGATGCTTTGGAGCGTGGAGTGAGGCGCCTCATTCTAGCGAGCGATGGAAATATGGGCGTAAGCATTTCAGCTTACGCCGCCCGCTCGGGATTAAGAGTTACTGTTTACTCCCCCTCATGGATTGAGGAAGAAAAAGCCTTACTCATGAAAGCGTTTGGGGCAAGCTTGGTTTTGAGCGACCAGTCAATTGATTCGCTTCTCGACCTTGTGTCAAGGAAGAGTGGAAAGGCGAATATTTACGATGCATCAACTATTCACAACCCCCTCTCTATTGAAGGATTGAAAACAATTGCCTATGAGATATTTATGGAATACAAAAATCCTCCAGATTACGTATTCCTGCCATTGGGGAGCGGAGTCACGTTTCTCGGTCTTTACAGGGGTTTTGAAGAATTGGTTAAACTAGGACTCATCAGCAGGATTCCACGGCTTATCGGCGTCGAACACTGTGCGAACCCTAAGTACTTTCAGCTATTCAAACCAGTAGAAAAATGCAGAGAAACATTGTTAACGGGTCTTGGTTATAATCAACCCTACATCATGCCAGCAGTGAGAGAAATTATCGAGAAATATGGAGATGTGGTCGTTATTAACACCAAGGAAGCCATTAGGGCAGCGAAACTCCTGTCTAAACGAGAAGGCTTATTCGTAGAACCATCCTCAGCAGTGAGTCTCGCAGGTTTTCTAAAGTATGGGATTAGGGAGAACTCGATCATACTACTCACGGGACACGGGCTGAAAGCTCCAGTTCTTTATGCCAGGCCTGTTAGAAAAAGATTTTCAACACCATTCCCCGGCATTACTAAGAAGATGATACTTGAAGTAATTTCGAGAAAGCCCGGAGTCACCGGATATGAGGTTTGGAAGCAACTCGGAATGAATATTACTCCGCAGGCGGTTTATCAGCATTTATCTCATTTGGTTAGAATGGGTTATCTTGATGTAAAATTCGAGGGGGGAGTCAAAAAATATTTTCCCAAAAGTATTGAAAGTTTTACTTAA
- a CDS encoding ECF transporter S component, translated as MSSNVSETRRLINMVVFTVLVYSATVVLQIYQPATGGYFNLGESMIYLAALLTEPIVAAVAGGLGAALADVSTGYGIFAPGTLVIKFVEGYMAGYLTRRLSKVYKSYYSMIAGGSLTTSLLILGIVMYSGEVYVGPGEWIGISINTPILNIPIWIWIILAFSIGGIATYSLSRNMVNFSEALSLFIAGLIMVAGYFLYEFFVVNPLTQRPPINAVFEVPVNIGQALVGLATAIPVASWLRRAGFSGKE; from the coding sequence ATGAGTTCTAATGTCAGTGAGACCCGCAGATTAATAAATATGGTAGTCTTCACAGTACTGGTTTACTCGGCTACTGTAGTGTTACAGATATATCAGCCAGCCACAGGGGGATATTTCAATCTCGGTGAATCAATGATCTACCTAGCCGCCCTCCTAACAGAACCTATTGTTGCAGCTGTAGCAGGCGGATTGGGTGCTGCTCTAGCTGATGTTTCAACCGGATATGGTATATTCGCGCCTGGGACGTTAGTGATAAAATTTGTTGAAGGATATATGGCGGGGTATTTAACAAGGAGACTTTCAAAAGTCTATAAGAGCTATTACTCGATGATCGCTGGAGGATCATTGACCACCAGCCTCTTAATCCTTGGAATTGTCATGTATTCAGGGGAAGTGTACGTTGGACCGGGAGAGTGGATAGGCATATCGATAAATACTCCAATACTCAATATTCCGATATGGATTTGGATAATTTTGGCGTTCTCGATCGGGGGCATCGCAACATATAGTCTATCTAGGAACATGGTTAACTTTTCAGAAGCGTTAAGTCTTTTCATAGCGGGTTTGATAATGGTTGCAGGTTATTTCCTGTACGAATTCTTCGTGGTGAATCCACTAACCCAGCGCCCTCCGATAAACGCTGTTTTCGAGGTCCCAGTTAATATCGGTCAAGCCCTGGTAGGCTTGGCAACCGCCATACCTGTCGCTTCATGGCTTAGAAGGGCTGGTTTTTCCGGTAAAGAATAA
- a CDS encoding ABC transporter ATP-binding protein, producing MHPAISARIEQAGYPGGFAIRDIEFDLYPGELMVVMGESGSGKTTLLRAITGTIKLAGGFLEGTVLINGISIDEISPDEFYLKVGYIPQEPWYGIIGYTVETEYCHSLAVSGFLCEFFDLMKLGLGKKLKHPTYGLSAGETQRLLWSEALARGVYIFILDEPLVYIDIHAREMLYSVVESSLRDNKTVIVVDHNPLFWKEIASKMIILNEGRTIYTGEWREDLLSPVRFVEHVHRVSNEVAISLENIWFRYPGGDYIFKNYSLNLKKGIITGLVGGNGSGKSTLLKICSGLLKPNKGRVLYKGRRIYIPENPLLYFSKPTPWEELIYASGGDESKVLEVAERFNLKRVLQSPLAKLSSGERRRLALASALLANYQIYLIDEPSAGLDDASAKALLEVLNELVDDGLTIIVSTHDERVSRFLDEIVEVGVQ from the coding sequence ATGCATCCCGCTATTAGCGCGAGGATAGAGCAGGCTGGATATCCTGGCGGCTTCGCTATAAGGGATATAGAGTTTGATTTGTACCCGGGAGAGTTAATGGTAGTGATGGGCGAATCCGGTAGCGGAAAAACGACTCTTTTGAGAGCTATTACAGGAACAATAAAATTGGCAGGGGGTTTTCTCGAGGGAACAGTATTAATTAATGGTATTTCAATAGACGAGATCTCGCCGGACGAGTTCTACTTGAAAGTAGGGTATATTCCGCAGGAGCCATGGTACGGTATAATAGGATATACCGTGGAAACCGAATACTGTCACTCGTTAGCGGTCTCCGGGTTTCTCTGCGAGTTTTTTGATCTAATGAAACTGGGCTTGGGGAAGAAGTTAAAGCACCCAACATATGGGTTAAGTGCAGGCGAGACTCAAAGACTTTTATGGTCTGAGGCTCTAGCAAGAGGGGTTTATATATTCATACTTGATGAGCCTTTAGTTTACATAGATATACATGCTAGAGAGATGTTATACAGTGTTGTTGAATCGAGTTTAAGAGACAATAAGACAGTAATAGTTGTCGATCACAACCCCCTCTTTTGGAAGGAAATAGCCTCTAAGATGATAATCCTCAACGAGGGGAGAACCATCTACACAGGGGAATGGAGAGAAGATTTACTGTCACCTGTGCGATTCGTGGAACACGTTCATAGGGTGAGCAATGAGGTAGCAATCTCCTTGGAAAACATATGGTTTAGATATCCAGGAGGGGATTACATATTTAAAAATTATTCATTGAATTTGAAAAAAGGAATTATAACAGGATTAGTAGGAGGCAACGGCTCCGGGAAATCAACTCTGCTCAAAATATGTTCTGGTCTATTGAAACCAAACAAGGGCCGAGTTCTATATAAAGGGAGACGAATATATATTCCGGAAAACCCGCTTCTATATTTTTCGAAGCCCACTCCCTGGGAGGAACTGATCTACGCAAGCGGCGGCGATGAATCCAAAGTGCTGGAGGTGGCCGAGCGGTTTAATCTGAAGCGAGTACTGCAATCCCCTCTGGCAAAGTTAAGCTCGGGTGAAAGGAGAAGACTAGCATTGGCTTCCGCGCTTCTCGCGAACTATCAAATATATCTTATTGATGAACCCTCGGCTGGACTCGACGATGCCAGCGCTAAGGCGTTGCTAGAGGTATTAAACGAATTAGTTGACGATGGCTTAACCATTATCGTTTCCACGCATGATGAAAGGGTTTCCAGGTTTCTGGACGAAATCGTTGAGGTCGGAGTTCAATGA
- a CDS encoding TldD/PmbA family protein encodes MRNMDIDVNSMVDYALRAGADFADVRYQEHVYENIILDNGVLRNVGVSISKGIGIRVLVNNRVGYFFTNNFKTDSLRQAVDKAIKIARSLGTLTSPVILESRRTIKDKIISHFGIDPLDVDLNEKIEILKLMYDKLKQYPEISSIILPYGFELDRRVYVSSNGDHVDFTRRMIGIGCRLVAHSETTYESLSDSESRVSGWEFLKTFDHEEYALVNAKILLESLKAPRIEPGKYDIILDNEMVGLMLHEAFGHASEADIVEAGGSVLGGRLGQQVASPLVSIVDDGRVNGGVYVPYDDEGTPKTKVFTVENGVLRSFLHSLSTAKALGGAPTGNARVMSYNHPILVRQTNTYMLPGDWSVEEIFKDTRRGLYIKGKGALGGEVNPLTGFFTFTSGPSFILENGEPVKLVKGVMLTGSILDTLKRVDAVGKDLIVKTSVFGGCGKSGQTVRVGDGGPHVRIRSFVLGA; translated from the coding sequence ATGAGAAATATGGATATAGATGTTAATTCTATGGTTGATTATGCTCTCAGAGCAGGGGCGGATTTCGCCGATGTGAGATACCAGGAGCATGTGTATGAAAACATCATACTCGACAACGGGGTCCTAAGGAACGTGGGAGTATCTATCTCGAAGGGGATTGGAATAAGGGTTTTGGTGAACAATCGCGTTGGATACTTTTTCACGAACAATTTTAAGACTGACAGTTTGCGTCAAGCTGTTGATAAGGCCATCAAAATCGCTAGGTCGCTGGGAACACTCACCAGTCCAGTAATATTGGAGTCGCGAAGAACAATAAAAGATAAGATCATAAGTCATTTCGGAATCGATCCATTAGATGTCGATTTGAATGAAAAGATTGAGATATTGAAACTAATGTACGATAAGTTGAAGCAGTACCCCGAGATCTCGAGTATAATTCTCCCTTATGGTTTCGAGTTAGATAGGCGTGTATACGTATCTAGTAATGGAGATCACGTAGATTTCACGAGAAGAATGATAGGAATTGGCTGTAGGCTTGTAGCACACTCAGAAACCACATACGAGTCCCTGTCAGACTCGGAGTCCAGAGTAAGTGGTTGGGAGTTTTTGAAAACATTTGATCACGAGGAGTATGCCTTAGTGAATGCAAAAATTTTACTGGAATCGCTGAAGGCTCCTAGAATAGAGCCAGGGAAATATGACATTATACTTGATAATGAGATGGTCGGGCTAATGCTCCATGAAGCCTTTGGACATGCTTCGGAAGCCGACATTGTGGAGGCAGGAGGTAGTGTTTTAGGTGGAAGGTTAGGGCAACAGGTTGCTAGCCCCCTCGTCTCGATAGTGGATGATGGGCGCGTTAATGGAGGCGTATATGTTCCGTATGATGATGAAGGAACCCCGAAGACAAAAGTATTCACTGTGGAAAACGGAGTATTGAGATCATTCCTCCATAGTTTGTCTACAGCTAAAGCCCTTGGAGGCGCACCCACCGGTAATGCAAGGGTTATGTCTTACAATCACCCCATCCTAGTAAGACAGACTAACACTTACATGTTACCTGGAGACTGGAGTGTAGAAGAGATTTTCAAAGACACAAGAAGGGGATTGTATATAAAGGGCAAGGGAGCATTGGGAGGCGAGGTGAATCCTCTAACGGGGTTCTTTACTTTTACTAGTGGTCCTAGTTTTATACTGGAGAATGGAGAGCCAGTTAAGCTAGTGAAGGGTGTTATGTTAACAGGTTCGATCTTAGACACGTTAAAGAGGGTTGACGCTGTCGGAAAAGACTTAATTGTGAAAACAAGCGTGTTTGGTGGATGTGGTAAGAGTGGGCAAACGGTTAGAGTTGGAGACGGAGGGCCACACGTTAGAATAAGAAGTTTCGTGTTGGGTGCTTAA